In the Klebsiella aerogenes KCTC 2190 genome, one interval contains:
- a CDS encoding LysR family transcriptional regulator: MREELDFKSLRFFSALYRLGNVSPAAEALDISQPTGSLLLKKLREHFDDPLFVRVGQRMAPTPRADAIAPTIFTLLQLADTDLAAKPEFIPQESNRNFTIGMTDISQMTLLPLLQSQLQRLDASGITFTVLNIDDQTLSALESGKCDLAIGYLTQLPESVYQQHLFDQSYVCLAADNHPRIRHRFSAEDWRQEKHLAVRVNGTAHGDIDKLLAEHSMPRRIALTLPSFLGAGELVAGSEMIAVVPEQLARHITRRYPCRSWPLPFSLANIAIRQVWHQRLHRDPGHIWLRKQIVDLAASGGSISI, encoded by the coding sequence ATGCGGGAAGAACTGGATTTCAAATCACTACGCTTTTTCTCCGCGCTCTACCGTTTGGGGAATGTTTCTCCGGCGGCGGAAGCACTCGATATCAGTCAGCCAACCGGTAGCCTGCTGCTAAAAAAGCTACGCGAGCACTTTGACGACCCGCTGTTTGTGCGCGTTGGACAACGCATGGCGCCAACGCCGCGCGCGGACGCTATCGCCCCCACCATTTTTACTCTTTTGCAACTGGCCGATACCGATCTGGCGGCTAAGCCGGAATTTATCCCGCAGGAGAGCAACCGTAACTTCACCATCGGCATGACCGATATCAGCCAGATGACGCTTCTTCCTTTGCTGCAAAGCCAGCTCCAGCGGCTGGACGCCAGCGGCATCACCTTTACGGTGCTGAATATTGACGATCAGACGCTTAGCGCGCTGGAATCAGGGAAATGTGATTTGGCGATCGGCTATCTTACCCAACTGCCGGAGAGCGTCTATCAGCAGCATCTGTTCGATCAGTCGTATGTTTGTCTGGCAGCGGACAATCACCCGCGCATTCGTCATCGGTTCAGCGCCGAAGACTGGCGTCAGGAAAAGCACCTTGCGGTTCGCGTCAACGGCACCGCCCACGGCGACATTGATAAACTGCTGGCGGAACACAGTATGCCGCGGCGTATCGCATTGACGCTGCCCAGCTTTTTAGGCGCGGGCGAGCTGGTTGCCGGCAGCGAGATGATCGCGGTGGTGCCGGAGCAGCTGGCGCGCCACATCACCAGGCGTTACCCCTGCCGCAGCTGGCCGCTACCTTTCTCACTGGCTAACATCGCGATTCGCCAGGTCTGGCACCAGCGTCTGCACCGCGATCCTGGGCATATCTGGCTGCGCAAGCAGATTGTAGATCTTGCCGCCTCAGGCGGTTCTATTAGCATTTAA
- the gppA gene encoding guanosine-5'-triphosphate,3'-diphosphate diphosphatase: protein MKSMSSTSLYAAIDLGSNSFHMLVVREVAGSIQTLSRIKRKVRLAAGLNSDNALSAEAMERGWQCLRLFAERLQDIPSAQIRVVATATLRLAVNAGEFLAKAQEILGCPVQVISGEEEARLIYQGVAHTTGGADQRLVVDIGGASTELVTGTGAQTTSLFSLSMGCVTWLERYFADRSLTKENFDLAEAAARDVLLPIADVLRYHGWKVCVGASGTVQALQEIMMAQGMDERITLSKLQQLKQRAIQCGRLEELEIEGLTLERALVFPSGLAILIAIFSELNIQCMTLAGGALREGLVYGMLHLSVDQDIRSRTLRNIQRRFMIDTEQAQRVANLATHLVDQLDSGWELDPLSRDLLVSACALHEIGLSVDFKRAPQHAAYLVNNLDLPGFTPAQKKLIATLLLNQTNAIDLSSLHQQNAVPPRVAEHLCRLLRLAILFASRRRDDLLPAIQLAADDEKLTLTLPDDWLKEHPLGREMVEQECQWQSYVHWALLINDDTAR, encoded by the coding sequence ATGAAGAGTATGAGTTCCACCTCGCTGTATGCCGCCATCGACCTTGGCTCCAATAGTTTTCATATGTTGGTGGTGCGCGAGGTGGCGGGCAGTATTCAGACCCTGAGCCGCATTAAGCGCAAGGTGCGTCTGGCTGCCGGCCTGAATAGCGACAATGCGCTCTCCGCAGAAGCGATGGAGCGCGGCTGGCAGTGCTTACGCCTGTTTGCCGAACGTTTGCAGGATATTCCTTCGGCGCAAATTCGCGTCGTCGCCACCGCCACCCTGCGGCTGGCGGTCAACGCCGGCGAGTTTCTGGCGAAAGCGCAGGAAATCCTCGGTTGCCCCGTCCAGGTGATTAGCGGTGAGGAAGAAGCCCGCCTGATCTACCAGGGCGTAGCCCATACCACCGGCGGCGCCGATCAGCGTCTGGTGGTGGATATCGGCGGCGCCAGCACTGAACTGGTGACCGGCACCGGCGCGCAAACGACCTCGCTGTTCAGCCTGTCGATGGGCTGCGTCACCTGGCTTGAACGCTACTTTGCCGACCGTAGCCTGACGAAAGAAAACTTCGATCTCGCTGAAGCGGCGGCGCGCGATGTGCTGCTTCCAATCGCTGATGTCCTGCGTTACCACGGCTGGAAAGTGTGCGTCGGCGCTTCAGGCACCGTGCAGGCGCTGCAGGAAATTATGATGGCGCAGGGAATGGATGAGCGCATCACCCTCAGCAAGCTACAGCAGCTTAAGCAGCGCGCCATCCAGTGCGGCCGACTCGAAGAGCTGGAAATCGAAGGGCTGACACTCGAACGCGCACTGGTTTTTCCGAGCGGCCTTGCCATTCTGATTGCTATCTTTAGCGAACTGAATATTCAGTGCATGACGCTGGCTGGCGGCGCATTACGCGAAGGCCTGGTCTACGGCATGTTGCACCTTTCTGTCGATCAGGATATTCGTAGCCGCACGCTGCGTAATATTCAGCGGCGCTTTATGATCGATACTGAACAGGCGCAACGGGTGGCTAATCTGGCCACCCATCTGGTTGATCAACTGGACAGCGGCTGGGAACTGGATCCGCTAAGCCGTGATTTGCTCGTCAGCGCCTGCGCGCTTCATGAAATTGGCCTGAGCGTCGATTTCAAACGCGCGCCGCAGCACGCCGCCTATCTGGTCAATAACCTCGACCTGCCCGGTTTTACCCCGGCGCAGAAGAAGCTCATCGCCACGCTGCTGCTCAACCAGACTAACGCCATCGATCTTTCTTCGCTCCATCAGCAAAACGCGGTACCGCCGCGCGTTGCCGAACATTTGTGTCGCCTGCTACGGCTGGCGATTCTGTTTGCCAGCCGCCGGCGCGACGATCTCCTGCCAGCCATTCAACTTGCCGCCGACGACGAAAAACTGACGCTGACGCTGCCGGATGACTGGCTGAAGGAACATCCGCTGGGCCGGGAAATGGTCGAGCAAGAGTGTCAGTGGCAAAGCTATGTCCACTGGGCGCTGTTGATCAACGACGACACGGCGAGGTAA
- the ppiC gene encoding peptidylprolyl isomerase PpiC, with protein MAKSAAALHILVKEEKLAHDILAKLERGVSFDHLAKRYSKCPSGRHGGDLGEFQQGAMVAPFDKAVFSCPLLKPYGPVQTKFGYHIIKVLYRR; from the coding sequence ATGGCAAAAAGCGCAGCGGCCCTGCATATTCTGGTCAAAGAAGAAAAACTGGCACACGACATCCTCGCCAAGCTGGAACGGGGCGTCAGCTTCGATCATCTGGCGAAGCGCTACTCAAAATGTCCGTCCGGACGCCATGGCGGCGATTTGGGGGAGTTCCAGCAGGGCGCGATGGTCGCTCCGTTTGATAAAGCCGTGTTCAGCTGTCCGCTGCTCAAACCCTATGGCCCGGTACAAACCAAATTTGGCTACCATATCATCAAGGTGCTGTATCGCCGCTAG
- a CDS encoding amidohydrolase family protein yields the protein MRGKIALEEHVSTPENNRLWDSTGEANRNGSEYMQDVERRLLDRSIQLEEMAQRNIDHVILSLTSPGAQSILDKAKAVSFARDTNDFIVDNYVKPNPDKFSAFATLALQNPEAAAEELERAVKKLGMKGALINGYTNVKDSEHGLYLDDESMLVFWDKVNELNVPVYLHPREPLEGPARGIYTGYESLIGSAWGFAQETAVHAIRLMMSGLFDRYPNLNLVLGHLGEGLVHMLPRTQHRLYRQRFGCGLGKAEKPLMHYLQNNFIVTTSGHFNTHSLNNAIEVMGADRVMFSVDYPYEDIHQACDWFDPLEMDEGLKEKIAWGNASRVFNIK from the coding sequence ATGCGCGGAAAAATCGCTTTAGAAGAACATGTATCTACTCCTGAAAATAACCGTTTATGGGATTCGACCGGCGAAGCTAACCGTAACGGTAGCGAATATATGCAAGACGTAGAGCGCCGCCTGCTTGACCGCAGCATTCAACTCGAAGAAATGGCGCAACGTAATATTGACCACGTTATTCTTTCTCTGACTTCACCCGGCGCGCAATCTATTTTAGATAAAGCCAAAGCGGTCTCTTTCGCTCGCGACACTAACGACTTTATCGTTGATAATTATGTAAAACCGAATCCGGATAAATTTAGCGCGTTCGCCACGCTGGCGTTACAAAACCCGGAAGCTGCGGCGGAAGAGCTGGAGCGCGCGGTGAAAAAACTGGGCATGAAAGGCGCGCTGATTAACGGCTACACCAACGTCAAAGACAGCGAACATGGCCTGTATCTTGATGATGAATCCATGCTGGTATTCTGGGATAAAGTCAACGAGCTAAACGTGCCGGTGTACCTGCATCCGCGTGAACCGCTGGAAGGCCCGGCGCGCGGGATTTATACCGGTTACGAAAGCCTAATCGGTTCCGCCTGGGGCTTTGCGCAGGAAACCGCCGTTCACGCTATTCGCCTGATGATGAGCGGCCTGTTCGACCGTTATCCGAATCTTAACCTGGTGCTGGGACACCTCGGTGAAGGGCTGGTACACATGCTGCCGCGCACTCAACATCGCCTCTATCGTCAGCGTTTCGGCTGCGGTTTGGGCAAGGCGGAAAAACCGTTAATGCACTATCTGCAAAATAACTTTATTGTCACCACCAGCGGTCATTTTAATACTCACTCGCTAAATAATGCGATTGAAGTAATGGGTGCCGATCGCGTGATGTTCTCCGTTGATTACCCTTATGAAGATATTCATCAGGCCTGCGACTGGTTTGATCCGTTAGAAATGGATGAAGGGCTGAAAGAAAAAATAGCCTGGGGCAATGCCAGCCGCGTATTTAATATCAAATAA
- a CDS encoding DUF554 domain-containing protein, which produces MPVGIFVCSGSLLVGAIAGASLNRFIPDHFKKTLPLISGLISISMGVFFLNKLINLPPIALAVIIGTIIGGLLNIEKWIERAGTQLRTPIERIFPGQNNAGVEAEDFMNQFIAVLILFCASGTGIFGALTEGMTGDPTILLTKSILDFFTAAIFASTLGYIITAIFIPQLIIFVILFFAATFIMTLISPSMIADFTACGGIIMLATGFRLCGIRHFPTANMLPSLLLVMPFSTAWQQFVA; this is translated from the coding sequence ATGCCGGTAGGTATTTTTGTTTGCAGCGGTTCATTACTCGTCGGCGCGATTGCAGGCGCCTCACTCAACCGATTTATCCCGGATCACTTTAAGAAAACGCTACCGCTTATTTCCGGGTTAATCTCTATCAGTATGGGCGTGTTCTTCCTTAACAAACTCATCAATCTGCCACCCATTGCGCTGGCCGTTATCATCGGCACGATTATTGGCGGCCTGTTGAATATTGAGAAGTGGATTGAGCGGGCGGGAACACAGCTGCGAACGCCCATCGAGCGCATTTTTCCAGGCCAAAACAACGCAGGCGTAGAAGCGGAGGATTTTATGAACCAGTTTATCGCGGTGCTGATCCTGTTCTGCGCCAGCGGTACCGGTATTTTTGGCGCCCTAACCGAAGGGATGACCGGCGACCCGACCATTCTGCTGACCAAGTCGATACTCGACTTTTTCACCGCCGCCATTTTCGCTTCGACGCTGGGCTACATTATCACCGCGATTTTTATTCCCCAGCTGATCATCTTCGTGATTCTGTTCTTCGCCGCCACGTTTATTATGACGTTGATAAGCCCATCGATGATCGCTGATTTTACTGCCTGCGGCGGTATTATTATGCTGGCGACCGGTTTTCGGCTTTGCGGTATTCGCCATTTCCCCACCGCCAACATGCTGCCGTCACTGCTGCTGGTGATGCCATTTTCCACCGCCTGGCAGCAGTTTGTCGCCTGA
- the rep gene encoding DNA helicase Rep, protein MRLNPGQQQAVEFVTGPCLVLAGAGSGKTRVITNKIAHLIRGCGYQARHIAAVTFTNKAAREMKERVGQTLGRKEARGLMISTFHTLGLDIIKREYAALGMKSNFSLFDDTDQVALLKELTEGLIEDDKVVLQQLISTISNWKNDLKTPAQAAAGAKGERDRIFAHCYGLYDAHMKACNVLDFDDLILLPTLLLQRNEEVRERWQNKIRYLLVDEYQDTNTSQYELVKLLVGQRARFTVVGDDDQSIYSWRGARPQNLVLLSQDFPALQVIKLEQNYRSSGRILKAANILIANNPHVFEKRLFSELGYGTELKVLSANNEDHEAERVAGELIAHHFINKTNYKDYAILYRGNHQSRVFEKMLMQNRIPYKISGGTSFFSRPEIKDLLAYLRVLTNPDDDSAFLRIVNTPKREIGPATLQKLGEWAMSRNKGLFTASFDMGLSQTLTGRGYESLTRFTHWLREIQQLAEREPVNAVRDLIRGIDYESWLYETSPSPKAAEMRMKNVNQLFTWMTEMLEGSEIDEPMTLTQVVTRFTLRDMMERGESDEELDQVQLMTLHASKGLEFPYVYLVGMEEGLLPHQSSIDEDNVDEERRLAYVGITRAQKELTFTLCKERRQYGELVRPEPSRFLLELPQDDLIWELERKVISAEERMHKGQANVANIKAMLAKAKKG, encoded by the coding sequence ATGCGTTTAAACCCTGGCCAACAACAAGCCGTCGAATTCGTTACCGGACCGTGCCTGGTGCTGGCGGGCGCCGGTTCCGGTAAGACCCGCGTTATTACGAATAAAATCGCCCACCTGATCCGCGGCTGCGGTTATCAGGCGCGCCATATCGCGGCCGTCACCTTTACTAACAAGGCCGCCCGCGAAATGAAAGAGCGCGTCGGGCAAACGCTGGGGCGAAAAGAGGCGCGCGGGCTGATGATTTCCACCTTCCACACCCTGGGGCTGGATATCATCAAACGTGAATACGCCGCGCTGGGAATGAAATCCAACTTTTCCTTGTTCGATGATACCGACCAGGTCGCGCTGCTCAAAGAGCTCACCGAAGGGTTGATCGAAGATGACAAAGTGGTGTTGCAGCAGCTTATCTCGACGATCTCCAACTGGAAAAACGATCTGAAAACGCCGGCGCAGGCGGCGGCTGGCGCGAAAGGCGAACGGGACCGCATCTTCGCCCACTGCTATGGGCTCTATGATGCGCATATGAAGGCCTGCAACGTCCTCGATTTTGACGATCTTATTCTACTGCCGACGCTTCTGTTGCAGCGCAATGAAGAGGTGCGCGAACGTTGGCAGAACAAGATCCGTTACCTGCTGGTGGATGAGTATCAGGATACCAACACCAGCCAGTATGAGCTGGTGAAGCTGCTGGTGGGGCAGCGCGCGCGCTTTACCGTGGTGGGTGATGATGACCAGTCGATCTACTCGTGGCGCGGCGCGCGGCCGCAGAACCTGGTGCTGTTAAGCCAGGATTTTCCGGCGCTGCAGGTGATCAAACTTGAACAGAACTACCGTTCATCAGGGCGTATTCTGAAGGCTGCCAACATTTTGATCGCCAATAACCCGCACGTGTTTGAAAAGCGGCTGTTCTCAGAACTTGGCTACGGTACCGAGCTGAAAGTGCTCTCCGCCAATAACGAAGATCATGAAGCGGAGCGCGTCGCTGGCGAACTGATTGCCCACCACTTTATTAATAAAACAAACTACAAAGATTACGCCATCCTTTATCGCGGCAATCACCAGTCGCGGGTCTTTGAAAAGATGCTGATGCAGAACCGCATCCCGTACAAAATCTCGGGCGGCACCTCGTTCTTCTCGCGTCCGGAAATTAAAGATCTGCTGGCCTATCTGCGCGTACTCACCAACCCGGATGACGACAGCGCCTTCCTGCGTATCGTCAATACGCCGAAGCGAGAGATTGGTCCGGCGACCTTGCAAAAACTGGGCGAATGGGCGATGAGCCGCAATAAAGGCTTATTCACCGCCAGCTTTGATATGGGGTTAAGCCAGACGCTGACCGGGCGCGGGTATGAATCCCTCACTCGTTTCACCCACTGGCTGCGGGAAATTCAGCAACTGGCCGAGCGTGAACCAGTCAATGCCGTGCGGGATTTAATTCGCGGGATTGATTATGAGTCCTGGCTATATGAAACCTCGCCGAGCCCGAAAGCCGCGGAAATGCGGATGAAAAACGTCAACCAGCTGTTCACCTGGATGACCGAAATGCTGGAAGGCAGCGAGATAGATGAGCCGATGACGCTGACGCAGGTGGTTACCCGCTTTACCCTGCGCGATATGATGGAACGCGGCGAATCGGATGAAGAGCTGGATCAGGTGCAGTTGATGACCCTGCATGCCTCAAAAGGGCTGGAGTTCCCGTATGTTTACCTGGTGGGAATGGAAGAGGGATTGCTGCCGCATCAGAGCAGTATCGATGAAGATAATGTTGATGAAGAACGGCGTCTGGCCTATGTAGGTATCACGCGCGCGCAGAAAGAGTTGACCTTTACGCTCTGTAAGGAGCGTCGTCAGTATGGCGAGCTGGTACGCCCGGAGCCGAGCCGTTTTCTGCTTGAGCTCCCGCAAGACGATCTGATTTGGGAGCTGGAGCGGAAAGTCATCTCTGCGGAAGAACGTATGCATAAAGGCCAGGCCAACGTTGCGAATATCAAGGCGATGCTGGCGAAGGCGAAAAAGGGCTAA
- the rhlB gene encoding ATP-dependent RNA helicase RhlB, which translates to MSKTHLTEQKFSDFALHPAVVEALEKKGFHNCTPIQALALPLTLEGRDVAGQAQTGTGKTMAFLTSTFHYLLSHPAIADRQVNQPRALIMAPTRELAVQIHADAEPLAQATGLKLGLAYGGDGYDKQLKVLESGVDILIGTTGRLIDYAKQNHINLGAIQVVVLDEADRMYDLGFIKDIRWLFRRMPPATQRLNMLFSATLSYRVRELAFEQMNNAEYVEVEPEQKTGHRIKEELFYPSNDEKMRLLQTLLEEEWPDRAIVFANTKHRCEDIWGHLAADGHRVGLLTGDVAQKKRLRILEEFTRGDLDILVATDVAARGLHIPAVTHVFNYDLPDDCEDYVHRIGRTGRAGASGHSISLACEEYALNLPAIETYIGHSIPVSKYNPDALMTDLPKPLRLTRTRPGNGPRRNGPPRNRRRSG; encoded by the coding sequence ATGAGCAAAACACATTTGACAGAACAGAAGTTTTCCGACTTCGCCCTGCACCCGGCAGTTGTCGAAGCCCTTGAAAAAAAAGGGTTTCATAATTGCACACCCATTCAGGCTCTCGCCCTTCCGCTCACGCTGGAAGGCCGCGATGTCGCCGGGCAGGCGCAAACCGGTACCGGTAAAACGATGGCGTTTCTGACGTCAACGTTTCATTATCTTCTCTCTCACCCGGCCATCGCAGACCGCCAGGTTAACCAACCGCGCGCGCTGATCATGGCGCCAACGCGCGAGCTGGCGGTACAGATTCACGCTGACGCCGAACCGCTGGCGCAGGCCACCGGTCTGAAGCTCGGTCTGGCATACGGCGGCGACGGCTACGATAAGCAGCTGAAAGTACTGGAAAGCGGCGTTGATATTCTGATCGGCACCACCGGTCGACTGATCGATTACGCCAAACAAAACCACATTAATCTCGGCGCCATTCAGGTTGTCGTGCTCGACGAAGCCGATCGCATGTACGATCTCGGCTTTATTAAAGATATCCGCTGGCTATTCCGCCGCATGCCGCCGGCCACTCAGCGCCTGAACATGCTGTTCTCCGCCACGCTGTCTTATCGCGTACGCGAACTGGCATTCGAACAGATGAACAACGCCGAGTACGTTGAAGTCGAACCGGAACAGAAAACCGGCCACCGCATTAAAGAAGAGTTGTTCTATCCTTCCAACGACGAAAAAATGCGCCTGCTGCAGACGCTGCTGGAAGAAGAGTGGCCCGACCGCGCTATTGTTTTCGCCAACACCAAGCATCGTTGTGAAGATATCTGGGGCCATCTGGCGGCAGATGGACATCGCGTCGGCCTGCTGACCGGCGACGTGGCGCAGAAAAAACGCCTGCGTATTCTCGAAGAGTTCACCCGCGGCGATCTCGATATTCTGGTTGCGACCGACGTAGCCGCTCGCGGCCTGCATATCCCAGCCGTCACCCATGTCTTTAACTATGACCTGCCGGATGACTGCGAAGACTATGTCCACCGTATCGGCCGTACCGGCCGCGCGGGCGCCAGCGGGCACTCCATCAGCCTGGCCTGTGAAGAATACGCGCTGAACCTGCCGGCAATCGAAACCTATATCGGCCATTCGATCCCGGTCAGCAAGTACAATCCGGACGCGCTGATGACCGATTTACCGAAGCCGCTGCGTTTAACGCGCACCCGCCCCGGTAATGGCCCGCGCCGTAATGGCCCGCCTCGTAATCGTCGTCGCTCAGGTTAA
- the trxA gene encoding thioredoxin TrxA yields the protein MSDKIIHLTDDSFDTDVLKADGLTLVDFWAEWCGPCKMIAPILDEIAEEYQGKLTVAKLNIDQNPGTAPKYGIRGIPTLLLFKNGEVAATKVGALSKGQLKEFLDANLA from the coding sequence ATGAGCGATAAAATTATTCACCTGACTGACGACAGTTTTGACACGGACGTACTCAAGGCTGACGGGCTGACCCTCGTCGATTTCTGGGCAGAGTGGTGTGGTCCGTGCAAAATGATCGCCCCGATTCTGGATGAGATCGCTGAAGAGTATCAAGGCAAACTGACCGTGGCTAAACTGAACATCGATCAGAACCCGGGCACGGCGCCGAAGTACGGCATCCGCGGCATCCCGACGCTGCTGCTGTTCAAAAACGGCGAAGTCGCGGCGACTAAAGTCGGCGCGCTGTCCAAAGGCCAACTGAAAGAGTTCCTCGACGCCAACCTGGCGTAA
- a CDS encoding rho operon leader peptide codes for MRVRLIIPGLSLIPSCRFSSAFFPVTRQRTDTR; via the coding sequence ATGCGCGTGAGGCTAATAATTCCGGGCTTATCACTCATTCCGTCTTGTCGTTTCAGTTCTGCGTTCTTTCCTGTGACCAGGCAACGTACAGACACGAGATGA